In one window of Hymenobacter nivis DNA:
- a CDS encoding GntR family transcriptional regulator, whose amino-acid sequence MYQLQLNPLDQIPKYKQIVQSVIADIERGHLTAGVQLPSISEMSEEYYLARDTVEKAYRELRERNFITSVQGKGYYVLSRELDKPKILLVFNKLSSYKKEIYYAFLEALGDRATVDLHIHHYSAELFKGIIERSLGKYSYYVVMPHFTYTTPPEAYLSVLRTIPPAKLVLLDKDVPELHYDCLAVYQDFARDIGGALDAATADLVKYPRMRMILPSDDNYPVEIDQGFRQFCTYNDKDFAVRENARDEVLVAGTCYVVVRETDLVELVKKVRQTPYLLGREIGIISFNETPLKELLGMTVITTDFHHMGRTAATLLLAGRHEKVRNPFSLIQRGSI is encoded by the coding sequence ATGTACCAACTGCAACTCAATCCGCTTGACCAAATACCTAAGTACAAGCAGATTGTGCAGTCGGTTATTGCCGACATTGAGCGGGGGCACTTAACGGCGGGCGTGCAGCTGCCGTCCATCAGCGAGATGAGCGAGGAGTATTACCTGGCCCGCGACACGGTGGAGAAGGCCTACCGCGAGCTGCGCGAGCGCAACTTCATCACCTCGGTGCAGGGCAAGGGCTACTACGTGCTCTCGCGCGAGCTCGACAAGCCCAAAATTCTGCTGGTGTTCAACAAGCTCAGCTCGTACAAAAAGGAGATTTACTACGCCTTTCTGGAGGCGCTGGGCGACCGGGCTACCGTCGATTTGCACATTCACCACTACAGCGCCGAGCTGTTCAAGGGCATCATCGAGCGCAGCCTGGGCAAGTACAGCTACTACGTGGTGATGCCGCATTTCACCTACACCACGCCGCCCGAAGCTTACCTGAGCGTGCTGCGTACCATTCCGCCGGCCAAGCTGGTGCTGCTAGACAAAGACGTGCCGGAGCTGCACTACGACTGCCTGGCGGTGTACCAGGATTTTGCGCGCGACATCGGCGGGGCCCTGGACGCGGCGACCGCCGACCTGGTGAAGTACCCGCGGATGCGGATGATTTTGCCCAGCGACGACAACTACCCGGTGGAGATTGACCAAGGGTTTCGGCAGTTTTGCACCTACAACGACAAGGATTTTGCCGTGCGCGAAAACGCCCGCGACGAGGTGCTGGTGGCCGGCACCTGCTACGTGGTGGTGCGCGAAACCGACCTGGTGGAGCTGGTGAAGAAAGTGCGCCAGACTCCCTACCTGCTGGGCCGCGAAATCGGCATCATCAGCTTCAACGAAACGCCGTTGAAGGAGCTGCTGGGCATGACCGTCATCACGACCGACTTCCACCACATGGGCCGCACGGCGGCCACCCTGCTGCTGGCCGGGCGGCACGAGAAAGTGCGCAACCCGTTTAGCCTTATTCAGCGGGGCTCGATTTAA
- a CDS encoding (Fe-S)-binding protein, whose amino-acid sequence MKVALFVPCYVDQFYPQVAIASLQLLEKLGVRAVFPAQQTCCGQPMANSGCEQDAKPVYHHFVETFQDYDYVVGPAGSCVYHVRKHFDIIDQTPAVQHVRTATVELFDFITSILGVTELPGRFPHQVGLHLSCHGQRGLHQANESEMTPVRDGQLRRLLAGLEGLTLTELDRNDECCGFGGTFCVSEAGISARMGQDRVADHLRHGTQVLTGGDMSCLMHLEGLVRRRQLPLQVRHAAEIFNQAFA is encoded by the coding sequence ATGAAAGTCGCTTTATTCGTGCCCTGCTACGTGGACCAGTTCTACCCGCAGGTGGCCATTGCCTCGTTGCAGCTGTTGGAAAAGCTGGGCGTGCGGGCCGTGTTTCCGGCCCAGCAAACGTGCTGCGGCCAGCCCATGGCCAACAGCGGCTGCGAGCAGGACGCCAAGCCGGTGTACCACCATTTTGTCGAGACGTTCCAGGACTACGACTACGTGGTGGGGCCGGCCGGTAGCTGCGTGTACCACGTGCGCAAGCACTTCGACATCATCGACCAGACCCCCGCCGTGCAGCACGTGCGCACGGCCACTGTGGAGCTGTTCGACTTCATTACCAGCATTTTGGGCGTAACGGAACTGCCGGGCCGCTTCCCGCACCAGGTCGGCCTGCACCTGAGCTGCCACGGCCAGCGCGGGTTGCACCAGGCCAACGAATCGGAGATGACGCCCGTGCGCGACGGCCAGCTGCGCCGCCTGCTGGCGGGGCTGGAAGGCCTGACCCTGACCGAATTGGACCGCAACGATGAGTGTTGCGGCTTCGGGGGCACGTTTTGCGTGAGCGAGGCCGGCATCTCGGCCCGCATGGGCCAGGACCGGGTGGCCGACCACCTGCGCCACGGCACGCAAGTGCTTACCGGCGGCGACATGAGCTGCCTGATGCACCTGGAGGGCCTCGTGCGCCGCCGGCAGCTGCCCCTGCAAGTGCGCCACGCAGCCGAAATCTTTAATCAAGCTTTTGCATGA
- a CDS encoding TIM barrel protein yields MLSSQHLHDLNAPFVANHEFQYAHLGEVLDQREAASAAGVVEELRRFQVAIPSWALGTGGTRFGRFPGGGEPRSLAEKITDVALLHQLNGSSNAISLHIPWDIPTDVAAVQQQLAAAGLHIDSVNSNTFQDQSAQAHSYKFGSLASTEAAVRAQAVQHNIACIGYGQQLGTKVHTVWLADGSNFPGQQHFRRAYQRTQESLAAIYEALPSDWTMLVEYKPYEPNFYSMVIPDWGTSLALCQSLGRQAQVLVDLGHHLPNTNIEQIVGRLQHFGRLGGFHFNGSMYGDDDLTTGSIKPFQLFLIFNELVDSAQDATVRNPAVAYMIDASHNTKDPLEDLLQSTDNILTAYAKALLVDRPALAAAQEANDAALAEDLLRDAFLIDVRPLVAEAYRQSGGALRPVAAYRQVGHRAGLIDQRGRLAVATGL; encoded by the coding sequence ATGCTCTCTTCCCAGCATCTTCACGACCTGAACGCGCCCTTCGTGGCGAACCACGAGTTCCAGTACGCACACCTGGGCGAAGTGCTCGACCAGCGGGAGGCCGCCAGCGCGGCCGGGGTGGTCGAGGAGCTGCGCCGGTTTCAGGTGGCCATCCCGAGCTGGGCCCTGGGTACGGGCGGCACCCGGTTCGGGCGTTTCCCCGGGGGCGGCGAGCCGCGCTCGTTGGCCGAAAAAATTACCGACGTGGCGCTCCTGCACCAGCTCAATGGCTCGTCGAATGCCATTTCGCTGCACATCCCCTGGGACATTCCCACCGACGTTGCCGCGGTGCAGCAGCAGCTAGCCGCGGCCGGCCTGCACATCGACTCGGTGAACTCCAATACCTTTCAGGACCAGTCCGCGCAGGCCCACAGCTATAAGTTCGGCTCGCTGGCCAGCACTGAGGCAGCCGTGCGCGCCCAGGCCGTGCAGCACAACATTGCCTGCATCGGCTACGGCCAGCAGCTGGGCACCAAAGTGCACACCGTGTGGCTGGCAGACGGCAGCAACTTCCCCGGCCAGCAGCACTTTCGGCGGGCCTACCAACGCACCCAGGAAAGCCTGGCCGCCATCTACGAGGCGCTACCCTCCGACTGGACCATGCTCGTCGAGTACAAGCCCTACGAGCCCAATTTTTACTCAATGGTGATTCCCGACTGGGGCACCTCGCTGGCCTTGTGCCAGAGCCTGGGCCGGCAGGCGCAGGTGCTCGTGGACCTGGGCCACCACCTGCCCAACACCAACATCGAGCAGATTGTGGGCCGCTTGCAGCACTTTGGGCGGCTGGGGGGCTTCCACTTCAACGGCTCCATGTACGGCGACGACGACCTGACGACCGGCAGTATCAAGCCCTTCCAGCTGTTCCTGATTTTCAACGAGCTAGTAGACTCTGCGCAGGATGCCACCGTGCGCAACCCGGCCGTGGCCTACATGATTGACGCTAGCCACAATACCAAGGACCCGCTCGAAGACCTACTGCAATCGACCGACAACATCCTTACCGCCTACGCAAAGGCCCTGCTCGTGGACCGGCCGGCGCTGGCAGCCGCCCAGGAAGCCAACGACGCGGCCCTGGCCGAAGACCTGCTGCGCGACGCCTTTTTGATCGACGTGCGGCCCCTGGTGGCCGAGGCCTACCGCCAAAGCGGCGGGGCCCTGCGGCCGGTGGCGGCCTACCGCCAGGTGGGCCACCGCGCCGGCCTCATCGACCAACGGGGCCGGCTAGCCGTGGCGACCGGCCTATGA
- a CDS encoding bifunctional aldolase/short-chain dehydrogenase codes for MKDTLNFRHVSYLWDEAKAATLAGDEVALFLYRSNLLGADLRLTNYAGGNTSVKIQATDPVSGQPVEVMWVKGSGGDIGTLTKAGCANLYVEKLHQLKARYRGLEFEDEMVGLFEYCLFDPKCATPSIDTPLHGLLPFKHIDHLHPDALIAIAASKDGEAIMHEIWGDTLGWLPWQKPGFDLGLQLEKIVADNPGLRGVILGGHGLFTWGETSYDSYLNTLEIIEMAATYLEANYGSRGPIFGGVKLEQGPDEAARRAQAAAALPVLRGLASSQRRMLGHYTDDARVLEFVNSHDLARLAAKGTSCPDHFLRTKIRPLVLDPEQMSGDPAAVKTYLEGLFAAYRQDYAAYYERSKHANSPAMRDANPVIILWPGVGLFSFAKDKQTARVAAEFYTNAINVMKGAEAVSTYQGLPEQEAFNIEYWLLEEAKLQRMAPPKALSGKVAYVTGGTGGIGKAICEELLKFGACVVAVDRDRLEETQADLRKKFGHDSALTAPIDVTNAESIAESLRQATLQFGGVDIVVNCAGLSISKPLAETTQADWDILNDVLVKGQFLVSQAAVAILRQQALGGDIVNIASKNGLVAGPNNVAYGTAKAAQLHMSRLLAAELGPDKIRVNTVNPDAVLRGSKIWEGDWAAGRAKAYGISVEELPAHYAKRTLLGEELLAEDIAKAVRVFVDGSLAKSTGNVLNVDGGVAMAFVR; via the coding sequence ATGAAAGACACCCTCAATTTCCGCCACGTCAGCTACCTCTGGGACGAAGCCAAAGCCGCCACGCTGGCCGGCGATGAAGTGGCCCTGTTCCTCTACCGCTCCAACCTGCTGGGGGCCGACCTGCGCCTGACCAACTACGCCGGCGGCAACACGTCGGTCAAAATCCAGGCCACCGACCCCGTGAGTGGCCAGCCCGTGGAGGTGATGTGGGTGAAGGGCTCGGGCGGCGACATCGGCACGCTCACCAAAGCCGGCTGCGCCAACCTCTACGTCGAGAAGCTGCACCAGCTCAAGGCCCGCTACCGGGGCCTCGAATTTGAGGACGAGATGGTGGGCCTGTTCGAGTACTGCCTCTTCGACCCCAAGTGCGCCACGCCCAGCATCGACACGCCGCTGCACGGGCTGCTGCCCTTCAAGCACATCGACCACCTGCACCCCGACGCCCTCATCGCCATCGCCGCCAGTAAGGACGGCGAGGCCATCATGCACGAAATCTGGGGCGACACCCTAGGCTGGCTGCCCTGGCAGAAGCCAGGCTTCGACCTGGGCTTGCAGCTGGAGAAAATCGTGGCCGACAACCCCGGCCTGCGCGGCGTCATTCTGGGTGGCCACGGCCTGTTTACCTGGGGCGAAACGAGCTACGATTCATATCTCAATACCCTAGAGATTATTGAGATGGCGGCCACTTACCTCGAAGCCAACTATGGTAGCCGGGGCCCCATATTCGGCGGCGTGAAGCTCGAACAGGGGCCCGACGAGGCTGCGCGCCGCGCGCAGGCCGCCGCCGCCCTGCCCGTGCTGCGCGGCCTGGCCAGCAGCCAGCGCCGCATGCTGGGCCACTACACCGACGACGCCCGGGTGCTGGAGTTCGTGAACTCGCACGACCTGGCCCGCCTCGCCGCCAAAGGCACCAGCTGCCCCGACCACTTTTTGCGCACCAAAATCCGCCCGCTCGTGCTCGACCCCGAGCAGATGAGCGGCGATCCGGCCGCCGTCAAAACCTACCTGGAAGGGCTGTTTGCCGCCTACCGCCAGGACTACGCGGCCTACTATGAGCGCAGCAAGCACGCCAATAGCCCGGCCATGCGCGACGCTAACCCGGTGATTATCCTCTGGCCCGGCGTGGGCCTGTTCTCCTTCGCCAAGGACAAGCAGACGGCCCGCGTGGCGGCCGAGTTCTACACCAACGCCATCAACGTAATGAAGGGCGCGGAGGCCGTGAGCACCTACCAGGGCCTGCCCGAGCAGGAAGCCTTCAACATCGAATACTGGCTGCTCGAAGAAGCCAAGCTCCAGCGCATGGCCCCGCCCAAAGCCCTCTCGGGCAAGGTGGCCTACGTGACCGGCGGCACCGGCGGTATCGGCAAAGCCATCTGCGAGGAATTGCTGAAGTTTGGGGCCTGCGTGGTGGCCGTGGACCGCGACCGGCTCGAAGAAACCCAGGCGGACTTACGTAAGAAATTTGGCCATGACAGCGCCCTCACTGCGCCCATCGACGTGACTAATGCTGAGAGCATTGCAGAGTCGCTGCGGCAGGCGACGCTGCAATTTGGGGGAGTCGACATTGTGGTGAACTGCGCCGGCCTGAGCATCAGCAAGCCGCTGGCCGAGACGACCCAGGCCGACTGGGATATCCTGAACGACGTGCTTGTGAAGGGTCAGTTCCTGGTCAGCCAGGCGGCGGTGGCCATCCTGCGCCAGCAGGCGCTGGGCGGCGACATCGTGAATATTGCCAGCAAGAATGGCCTCGTGGCGGGCCCCAACAACGTGGCCTACGGCACGGCCAAAGCTGCCCAGCTGCACATGAGCCGCCTGCTGGCCGCCGAGCTGGGCCCCGACAAAATCCGCGTCAACACCGTGAACCCGGACGCCGTACTGCGGGGCTCCAAAATCTGGGAAGGTGACTGGGCTGCCGGCCGGGCCAAGGCCTACGGCATTTCGGTAGAGGAACTGCCCGCCCACTATGCCAAGCGCACGCTGCTGGGCGAAGAACTGCTCGCGGAAGACATCGCCAAGGCTGTGCGCGTCTTCGTCGACGGCTCGCTAGCCAAGAGCACTGGCAACGTCCTCAATGTAGACGGCGGCGTGGCCATGGCCTTCGTGCGCTGA
- the rhaT gene encoding L-rhamnose/proton symporter RhaT, which produces MLVALGVLFHALGGFASGSFYLPYKKVNGWSWESYWLVGGLVSWLVAPWVLGLLTVPHLLGVLRQTPGSTLAWVYFWGLLWGTGGLTFGLAMRYLGLSLGMAFTLGLCAVFGTLVPPLWAGTMGQLMGTASGRCILLGLGVCVLGIVICGRAGLLKEKTQTQAEKRGTIAEFDLRKGIGVAIFSGIMSACMSFGLTAGQPIAKLAETNGTNPLFVNNAILVVILAGGLTTNAAWCLYLNVKNHSYTDYLNPSFPALRNVVFCALAGLTWYFQFFFYGMGDSQMGPYRFSGWTLHMAFIIAFSSMWGLLLHEWRGASRLTLRTISLGIGLVVLSTVVVGYGNFLAE; this is translated from the coding sequence ATGCTAGTTGCTCTCGGAGTTTTATTTCACGCGCTGGGCGGCTTCGCCTCGGGCAGCTTCTACTTGCCCTACAAGAAGGTGAACGGCTGGTCCTGGGAAAGCTACTGGCTGGTGGGCGGTCTGGTGTCGTGGCTGGTGGCGCCCTGGGTGCTGGGCCTGCTCACCGTGCCCCACCTGCTCGGCGTGCTCCGTCAAACCCCCGGCAGCACGCTGGCTTGGGTGTATTTCTGGGGCCTGCTGTGGGGCACGGGCGGGCTCACGTTTGGGCTGGCGATGCGCTACCTGGGGCTCTCGCTGGGCATGGCCTTCACGCTGGGGTTGTGCGCGGTGTTTGGCACGCTGGTGCCGCCGCTGTGGGCCGGCACGATGGGCCAGCTGATGGGCACCGCTTCGGGCCGATGCATCCTGCTGGGGCTGGGCGTGTGCGTGCTGGGTATCGTCATCTGCGGGCGGGCCGGGCTGCTCAAGGAAAAAACGCAGACCCAGGCCGAAAAGCGCGGCACCATTGCCGAGTTTGACTTGCGCAAGGGCATAGGCGTGGCCATTTTCAGCGGCATCATGAGCGCATGCATGTCCTTCGGGCTCACAGCCGGGCAGCCCATTGCCAAGCTGGCCGAGACCAACGGCACCAACCCGCTCTTCGTCAACAACGCCATCCTGGTCGTCATCCTCGCGGGCGGGCTTACCACCAACGCCGCGTGGTGCCTGTACTTAAACGTGAAGAACCACAGCTACACCGACTACCTGAACCCGTCGTTTCCGGCCCTGCGCAACGTCGTTTTCTGCGCCCTGGCGGGGCTGACGTGGTACTTCCAGTTCTTCTTCTACGGCATGGGCGACAGCCAAATGGGCCCCTACCGCTTCTCGGGCTGGACGCTGCACATGGCCTTTATCATCGCCTTCAGCAGCATGTGGGGCCTGTTGCTGCACGAGTGGCGTGGGGCCAGCCGGCTCACGCTGCGCACCATTTCGCTGGGCATCGGTTTGGTGGTGCTCTCCACCGTGGTAGTGGGCTACGGCAACTTCCTGGCTGAATGA
- a CDS encoding FGGY-family carbohydrate kinase — translation MKKAIYAIFDVGKTNKKLLLFDEHHHLLDEHQQVYLETVDDDGFPCETLDRLSHWVLDHWQQLRQHPQYQLRGVNFTAYGASFVHLGASGQPVAPLYNYLKPLPERIAEQFYASLGDDAADFAAVSGSPWLGLLNSGLQLYWLKHAKPALYARVHTSLHLPQYLSYLITGEKFSDYTSVGCHTGLWDFTRRDYHAWVRREGLDQKLAPLLQDPVAAVVDGVLVGAGLHDSSAALLPYLSQPTQPFLLVSTGTWAITFNPFNRQPLTPELLRRDCLSYLSPAGHAVPAARLFLGREHDHQVARIADHFHIRPELRTEFYRSQRQAQPADPRAAPFRPWCMYGTGPYPEQPAEAWDLSGFRTAIDAYQHLLRGLVDLLATSIRLVRQAEKTIFVDGGFARNQLFLKVLGEAFPDATIQTLEVPQATALGALLHLEGGLAHKKPELLLT, via the coding sequence ATGAAAAAGGCCATCTACGCCATCTTCGACGTGGGCAAGACCAACAAGAAGCTGCTGCTGTTTGACGAGCACCACCACCTGCTGGACGAGCACCAGCAGGTGTACCTCGAAACCGTGGACGACGACGGCTTCCCCTGCGAAACGTTGGATCGGCTCAGCCACTGGGTACTGGACCACTGGCAGCAGCTGCGTCAGCACCCGCAGTACCAGCTGCGGGGCGTCAACTTTACCGCCTACGGGGCCAGCTTTGTGCACCTGGGGGCCAGTGGCCAGCCGGTGGCCCCGCTCTACAACTACCTCAAGCCCTTGCCTGAGCGCATCGCCGAGCAGTTTTATGCCAGCCTGGGCGACGACGCCGCGGACTTTGCCGCCGTCAGCGGCTCGCCCTGGCTAGGCCTGCTCAACTCGGGCCTGCAGCTCTACTGGCTCAAGCACGCCAAGCCGGCGCTGTACGCCCGCGTGCACACCTCCCTGCACCTACCCCAGTACCTGTCGTACCTAATTACGGGCGAGAAATTTAGCGACTACACCTCCGTGGGCTGCCACACGGGGCTCTGGGACTTTACCCGCCGCGACTACCACGCCTGGGTGCGGCGCGAGGGCCTGGACCAGAAGCTGGCCCCGCTGCTGCAAGACCCCGTGGCGGCGGTGGTGGACGGGGTGCTGGTGGGCGCGGGCCTGCACGACTCGTCGGCGGCGCTGCTGCCTTACCTGAGCCAGCCCACCCAGCCTTTTTTGCTCGTGAGCACCGGTACCTGGGCCATCACGTTCAACCCCTTCAACCGGCAGCCCCTCACCCCCGAGCTGCTGCGGCGCGACTGCCTAAGCTACCTCTCCCCGGCTGGCCACGCGGTGCCGGCGGCTCGCCTGTTTCTGGGCCGCGAGCACGACCACCAAGTGGCGCGCATCGCCGACCACTTCCACATCCGGCCCGAGCTGCGCACGGAGTTTTACAGATCGCAGCGGCAGGCGCAGCCCGCCGACCCGCGGGCCGCGCCCTTCCGGCCGTGGTGTATGTACGGCACGGGCCCCTACCCCGAGCAGCCCGCCGAAGCCTGGGACTTGTCAGGATTTCGCACGGCCATCGATGCCTATCAGCACCTGCTGCGTGGGTTGGTAGACCTGCTGGCTACCTCCATCCGCTTAGTGCGGCAGGCCGAGAAAACCATTTTTGTGGACGGGGGTTTTGCCCGCAACCAGCTGTTTTTAAAGGTATTAGGTGAAGCCTTCCCCGACGCGACCATCCAAACCCTGGAAGTGCCGCAGGCCACCGCCCTCGGGGCCCTGCTGCATCTGGAGGGAGGCCTAGCGCACAAAAAGCCCGAACTTCTACTCACGTAG
- a CDS encoding LutC/YkgG family protein, translated as MSTRARMLAAVRASQPAALPLPAVPLFEGEASVGKFTTVLESIGGQVVSLSHLNQLAATVALRYPSEYRVASALLRTTVAVNAATAATILESIDLAVLRGAFGVAENGSVWLPEAAMLHRALPTIAQHLVLVLDRRDLVATMHHAYGRLASQPGGYGIFLAGPSKTADIEQSLVIGAHGARSLTVLLC; from the coding sequence ATGAGCACGCGTGCGCGCATGCTAGCCGCCGTGCGGGCTAGCCAGCCGGCGGCCCTACCTCTGCCCGCCGTGCCCCTTTTCGAAGGCGAAGCCTCGGTAGGGAAATTTACAACCGTGCTGGAAAGCATTGGGGGCCAAGTGGTATCGTTATCCCACTTGAACCAGCTAGCCGCTACCGTAGCCCTCCGCTACCCCAGCGAGTACCGCGTGGCCTCGGCCCTGCTGCGGACCACCGTAGCCGTAAATGCAGCTACCGCAGCTACCATCTTGGAAAGCATCGACTTAGCCGTGCTGCGCGGCGCGTTTGGCGTGGCCGAAAATGGCAGCGTGTGGCTGCCCGAAGCAGCCATGCTGCACCGCGCCCTGCCTACCATCGCCCAGCACCTAGTACTCGTGCTTGACCGGCGCGACCTGGTGGCTACTATGCACCATGCTTATGGCCGGCTAGCCAGCCAACCGGGCGGCTACGGCATTTTTTTGGCCGGTCCTTCCAAAACAGCCGATATTGAGCAGTCGCTGGTAATTGGGGCGCACGGAGCCCGTAGCCTTACGGTGCTATTGTGTTAG
- a CDS encoding lactate utilization protein B, with protein MSQSPTHAQRSDVFLLDAERTTWHDETLWFVRQKRDKAVYATPEFQELRQLASDIKDHTLSQLAEYLEQFEAAALANGVRVHWAADADEHNAIVLGIVRAAGASRVVKSKSMLTEECHLNPHLLANGVEVIDSDLGERIIQLRGEAPSHVVLPAIHLKKEDVGETFWQHLGTEKGLTDPQQLTEAARQHLREKFLAAEVAISGVNFAVAETGSVVVCTNEGNADLAIGLARVHIACMGMEKLLPRLSDLAVFTRLLTRSATGQPITTYTSHFTRPAPGKEMHVVIVNNGRSQQLGRPDFRASLKCIRCGACMNTCPVYRRSGGHSYDFTIPGPIGAILSPNIDMRQHVSLPFASTLCGSCTDVCPVKIDIHTQLYKWRQVLGAEGMLPASKKYSMKLLSRVLARPGLFKAGGVAARLGLRLVPHALSHAPGYNPWAIARELPAPPKQSFREWYAHQSSVSAK; from the coding sequence ATGAGCCAGTCCCCTACCCACGCCCAACGCTCGGATGTTTTTTTGCTCGATGCCGAGCGCACCACTTGGCACGACGAGACGCTCTGGTTCGTGCGCCAGAAGCGCGACAAGGCCGTGTACGCCACGCCCGAGTTCCAGGAGCTACGCCAGCTGGCGTCCGACATCAAAGACCACACGTTGAGTCAGTTGGCGGAATATCTGGAGCAGTTTGAGGCCGCCGCGCTGGCCAACGGCGTACGCGTGCACTGGGCCGCCGATGCTGATGAGCACAACGCCATCGTGCTGGGCATCGTCCGGGCGGCAGGGGCCAGCCGGGTGGTCAAAAGCAAGTCGATGCTCACCGAAGAGTGCCACCTCAACCCGCACCTGCTGGCCAACGGCGTGGAGGTCATTGACAGCGACCTGGGCGAGCGCATCATCCAGCTGCGCGGCGAGGCCCCCAGCCACGTGGTGCTGCCCGCCATCCACCTCAAAAAGGAAGACGTAGGCGAAACCTTCTGGCAGCACCTGGGCACCGAAAAAGGCCTCACCGACCCGCAGCAGCTTACCGAGGCCGCCCGCCAGCACCTGCGCGAAAAGTTTTTGGCGGCCGAAGTGGCCATCTCAGGCGTGAATTTCGCGGTGGCGGAAACCGGTTCGGTGGTGGTGTGCACCAACGAGGGCAACGCGGATTTGGCCATCGGGTTAGCCCGCGTGCACATCGCCTGCATGGGCATGGAAAAGCTGCTACCACGGCTGTCGGATCTGGCCGTGTTCACGCGGCTGCTCACGCGCTCGGCCACCGGGCAGCCCATCACTACCTATACTTCGCACTTCACCCGGCCCGCGCCGGGGAAGGAAATGCACGTCGTCATTGTGAACAATGGCCGCAGCCAGCAGCTGGGCCGGCCCGATTTCCGGGCCTCGCTCAAGTGCATCCGTTGCGGGGCGTGCATGAACACCTGCCCGGTGTACCGGCGCAGCGGTGGCCACAGCTACGATTTCACCATTCCGGGGCCCATCGGGGCCATTCTCTCCCCTAACATCGACATGCGCCAGCACGTCTCGCTGCCTTTCGCCAGCACGCTTTGCGGCTCGTGCACGGACGTATGCCCGGTCAAGATTGACATCCACACGCAGCTTTATAAGTGGCGGCAGGTGCTGGGCGCCGAGGGGATGCTGCCGGCCAGTAAAAAGTACAGCATGAAGCTGTTGAGCCGCGTCTTGGCCCGCCCCGGCCTGTTCAAAGCCGGGGGCGTAGCGGCGCGGCTAGGGCTTCGCCTAGTGCCTCATGCCCTCAGCCACGCGCCGGGTTATAACCCCTGGGCTATTGCCCGCGAGCTGCCCGCGCCGCCCAAGCAGAGTTTCCGCGAGTGGTACGCGCACCAATCTTCAGTTTCTGCTAAATGA